A single genomic interval of Acidovorax sp. 1608163 harbors:
- a CDS encoding ABC transporter permease, which yields MELTQIFTIAGKEFRDRMRNRWVLAVALVFTVFSLAIAYFGGAQQGTVGFRSIEFTIASLVSLVIYLIPLIALLLGFDAIVGERERGSLDLLLSLPITRLELLLGKYLGLAAALTLSTLAGFGLVAVLLYRQFSWAGLFHYGGFMASSVLLGLAFLSLAVLLSVLTHERTRASGLAIAAWFFFVLVFDLLLLGALVATGGSVGGEAMAYLLLLNPADVFRILNVFSLDDVRTLYGLTSIVPPALAKPWLMGAVMAGWIVVPLGLAGWRFKP from the coding sequence ATGGAACTGACCCAAATCTTCACCATCGCGGGCAAGGAGTTCCGCGACCGCATGCGCAACCGCTGGGTGTTGGCCGTGGCGCTGGTGTTCACCGTGTTCTCGCTGGCCATCGCCTACTTTGGCGGCGCGCAGCAGGGCACGGTGGGCTTTCGCTCCATCGAGTTCACCATCGCCAGCCTGGTCAGCCTCGTCATCTACCTGATCCCGCTGATCGCGCTGCTGCTGGGCTTTGACGCCATCGTGGGCGAGCGCGAGCGCGGCTCGCTCGACCTGCTGCTGTCGCTGCCCATCACGCGGCTGGAGCTGCTGCTGGGCAAGTACCTGGGGCTGGCGGCAGCACTCACGCTTTCGACCCTCGCAGGATTTGGCCTGGTCGCGGTGCTGTTGTATCGGCAGTTCAGCTGGGCGGGGCTATTCCACTATGGCGGCTTCATGGCCAGCTCGGTGCTGCTGGGGCTGGCCTTTTTGAGCCTGGCCGTGCTGCTGTCGGTGCTCACGCACGAGCGCACACGCGCCTCGGGCCTGGCGATTGCCGCCTGGTTCTTTTTTGTGCTGGTGTTTGACCTGCTGCTGCTGGGCGCCCTGGTGGCCACGGGCGGCAGCGTGGGCGGCGAGGCCATGGCCTACCTGCTGCTGCTCAACCCGGCCGACGTTTTCCGCATCCTCAACGTGTTCTCGCTCGACGACGTGCGCACCCTGTACGGCCTGACCAGCATCGTGCCCCCTGCCTTGGCCAAGCCATGGCTGATGGGCGCGGTGATGGCGGGCTGGATTGTGGTGCCCCTGGGCCTGGCGGGCTGGAGATTCAAACCATGA